A single window of Nicotiana sylvestris chromosome 3, ASM39365v2, whole genome shotgun sequence DNA harbors:
- the LOC138888221 gene encoding uncharacterized protein, whose protein sequence is MNSVRPGLLSSVLYASDSHKVWEDLKERFDKVNGSRVLYLHREIHSLTQGTMAIADYFSKLKDLWDEFDALMYCPGCPCPESKNYAQHFEARRLLQFLVGLNETYAQARSQIMMMSLVPIINKAYSLLVDQESQKSFANFQQSMLVTEGV, encoded by the coding sequence ATGAACTCTGTTAGACCAGGTCTCTTGAGTAGTGTTCTCTATGCTTCTGATTCTCATAAGGTTTGGGAGGATCTTAAGGAAAGGTTTGATAAAGTCAATGGTTCTAGAGTTCTGTATCTTCATAGAGAGATTCATAGTCTGACCCAAGGAACTATGGCAATAGCTGATTACTTCTCTAAACTGAAAGATCTGTGGGATGAATTTGATGCACTCATGTATTGTCCCGGATGTCCTTGTCCTGAATCTAAGAACTATGCTCAACATTTTGAAGCTCGTAGATTACTGCAGTTTCTGGTAGGGTTGAATGAAACCTATGCTCAAGCTAGGAGTCAAATTATGATGATGTCTCTGGTGCCTATTATCAACAAAGCATACTCTCTACTTGTTGATCAAGAAAGTCAGAAAAGCTTTGCAAACTTTCAACAGTCTATGCTAGTTACTGAAGGAGTATAA